The stretch of DNA tcatatttacaaattttattagtaTCGACTTCAAAGTAAGTTCTTGGGTAAAAACAATCATGCCATGGTTATgggtttttcatatttacgaattttattagtatcaacttcaaaataacactgacacaaataaaaaataaaattttacaaaacataaacatttgggaaagataatatttttacagAAACGGTACGGTACGTCAGAAATTCCTGTAGCGTTTTTATTCCTACTGTCTAGCACTCGCCAGagaaaataacttcatttttctatgAGTACCACTTACCAGGGTGAGTAAGCCTCCTCTTTTGGATTGTATTAATTAAGCAATTAAGCAATATTAAAATGGTTTATTGAtgattaaaagtaatttatgaacaaacttttatatatgtattcttaatatccaaaataaagactaaaaaataaaatatgataaaaccttaaattataaatttatgttttaaaatttaaaggttagtttataagcataagtctAATTACTAAAAGATAAGACGGTAGAACTcgtccattccaaaataacttACGTATTACTGCATCCATTTTCATATGTTAAGACTTTTTAACcctgtctaaattcatcaattgattaatatatataatttatatatacgtctagatttattagcattagAAAAGTTAGAAAGTGATATACCGTGAAACGGAGTACTGTTTTTTACCTAGCATGTCAACACAAgggacaggtggtccccaccacGCACGGGACCCGCTTGTCAGCCAAGGTTATGCATGCGTCGCAAAGCATTATGCATGTGTACGGCATGACGACTTGTCACTCTAGAGTACCCACGTCAATAGCGCATTACCCGTTTTTCCGTGGGAATTCTCTTATTAGAAGATTGGGATGATTCTAATCGGTTCTCCACGAGAAAATTGAATGGTAGTAAAAGACATGTCCTTGTCGGTTCTTATGGGGTGGATATATTTCCTCAGCCTAAGTAAGTACGAAACCCACGAGGAAGACATATGATATGTTTGAGTGAGTTTTTCTCAGTTACAGCTTTTCTCAAAGGCAATTTCTACCGGAAGCTGCTCTAAATAGTTCatagttttctaataaaaatctgtagttacatattttagaaaataaattaagaatccagaagctagAGAATCTGGGTTTAAGaacttttccagattctcagaagctgactACCAAGTAGCTGCTTCTCATAATCTAAAACTCCCCAAATAAGCCCATAAAATCTAACGGGGAATTTCTCGTTGCCATCTCTACTCTAGAGTAGGGTAAAATACTCTCGctcagtaaaaaatataattattttttagtatttaaaacttctcatattaattatttctcttCTAAGATTCTTCTTGTTTTATATTCACCGGTCCTCCTACTCATACATAGTATTTGTCATTTATCAAATGATATAATAATCTGTTCTTTCTAACTTTATTCTCttctaaataatttaaaaatgtttactcCTCTGTCCTaattaaactttattttttgctatCTATGTCCATCGTTTGATtctccgtcttatttaaattattttataaaaataaaaaatagtcatatgtaaataatatttatgttttattatctaataaaaataaaaatattaatcatagaattttttaaataagatgaagagtcaaacataaGAACAATGTAATACGGAAGGACGTGTATAGCAGTAATTcaataaaggaaaattggTGCTAGAGCAAGTACCATAGCAGACTATAGCTAGctctaaacatattttaaagagataaagagggaagagagaaaagaggttAGCCATCACCCTCGGAACAAGGGGCGTGTTTCAGAGGATCAATGCCTGCCTGCTTGCCTCTGCTGCACTGCACTTTTCTTTACTGTCACCACTGAGTCCTGTCTTGTCTTGTCTtgtccctctctctctatctacCTCCCTCTCACACACAGCAATTCCATTTTTCGAATTCCATATTTCCattagtaatatatttttcaaaaataaatatttttttagtttttagacaatatttgtcttttcattttatttgaactCGTCTTTAGTCGCAGCGGAGAGCTGAAAAGTGGATGTGTGtggtgttgctgctggtgAAGGAATTCAATGCAAAACAGGCGCAGTCACAGGGCTGCAAGCCACTGTAGGCATGGTTTCCTCGGTGCAGCGAAACCCCACACTGTAGCCGTAGCAGACAAGAGaaacatttttctttattttatgttttattctaaattaagtttatatttGGCCAATAGTTATATtggagtttataaaaaaaagaacgtaTATATGAGATGATTGTATATTCTTATTAGGAGGCAGGGGaaggttttataattttattgcttAAAGTAAGTTTAAAATTACAGCAAACCCTACAAGTGTTTATTAGAGCGAATTCTAGGAGCTAATATGAATATGTTAATTATAAAGTTCTTATTGGAGCTAATATGTGCATATGTTAATTATAAAGCTGGCTTCTCTAtatttcttatctctttatctcatttttatttatatatttaatgtatcTATCCCATATGAAAACCAATacacttactttttttttgtttctctagCTAAGTTAAAGTTAGGTTACAGTTTGCTCTTACATATTAATATGTCGTtgaaatgtaaatatttaatatttctaattaacgtccaatcATTTGATGTGTtaagggacttaaaaaaatgatccaaacagccacctaggggtgtttgtttccctcTAACTTTAGTCCATGTCacataaatttttggacactaattagaaattaaatataaactattaataaaacccactaAATACtcggactatttcacgagacgaatttattgagtctaattagtccataattagcgaacTCGATGCTAAAGTAAAGATATAACAAGTCACCACTTTATTCTTCCTGGAGCTGCTGCCTACATTAACAACACAACAAGATGCAAATAAGAACGGTTTAACTTGCTAAACCACCAGTACACTACTAAATAATACTACAGTAAAAGACTACCCTTACTACTACAaccagctgcagcagcagcagcaacaactgCTGCTTCACACCATTTTATTCCTTTGCTAATTGAGCTACAAAACCtattcctttttccctttatcCATCTTTCCCATCTACGCACCCCCTTTGATTGATTTTAGTTCTTCTTCGCCCATCATCTTCGTCGATGGTCAGTAGGTCCATTCTTGAGGCAGCGCCAGCTCCGGGCACGCGTGCTgcaacgccaccgccgcggcgctcgGCCGCAGCTGCATCGTCGTCGGCTCCGGTGGTGAGGCCGTCTCGGTCGCCGGTGACCGGTCCTCGCCGTGTCCTGGCTCCACGGGCCGATCCTTGGTCGCCTTCCCATCTGCACACAGTAAATGCAACGATAGTGTCACAGATGCGATCATCATGTGAGGGAGAACAAGACAGAAATGCACATGTCAGGTTTCAGTTCAACCACAGGCTTGGCTGAGCTCTACTCCACTTTAATGGCAGCAAATTAACACACCAATCCACCATTAAACACACCACACGCTTGGCTGCATTCCAGCAGTCAATCTTGATCACCTGATCACCCATGGCATCCGATGGAACAGTGTCCATGTATCCAATGGCATTGCCATCAGAGCTCACTTCACTGGTGGGGAACAGCCTGAGCCCACAggcttctcctctcctctcactCCAATTTGCCTTTGTTTTTCATGATcaatccaaatttttttcaacattgtAAAAATTACATTGGGTTGGATTATACTAAGTATTGAGGCATTATTGATGACGCCTCCTACTCGTCGCAGTCACACTTCTcgagaagaagcagcagcagcagcatttgTGCAGGCGTGAGGACgcatcgattccatcaacccAACCCGCCATGAATGCCACCACCGTGATCATGCGATTTGCAGCGATTTGGTTCCATGGTTTTGGGGGGATTTTCGAGGCGGCGTGGGCGCTAATCGGCGCAGAGACCAACAGGATTTGAGGCCGCGCGCGGCGTTCCCCTACCTCTCGACGAAGGCCttgtggccgccgccggcggcggcggcggcgccttgGCGTGGTACATCTCGGCGCGTGGCAGGAAcacgccggtgccgccgcggcgcagcTTCGCCGGGGGAGAGCCGTGGCGCCGCCTGTGGtccagcgcgccgccgccgttcacgAGACCGGCCGCGACCTGCACGGGGAGAAGAGAATCGCCATTATTAATCCAGTCAAAAAGAAATAAGAATCGGGTCGGCTATTATCGCCTCATCATTAGCAACTCGAACAGATTAATCAATCATCTCTtcccccgccccccccccccccccccccccccccaaaaaaaaagcgaCTTCGGTCGCCGAGATTATCTCGGCGAACACAACCACGAcgacagcggcagcagcaacaacaataATCCGCTGACAACGACGACGAACTCGGGGAGCAATGGCGGCGTAATCGCAATCAGGAATTGTTAACGAACGAGAAACCAGCGAGGAGGGTGTGGGTTTAACGCGTGAGATTGATCCGCGCCAAGGATAGAGACGCGTTTGCTGCTTCCCTTCGCTCCGCTCACCTGCCactgcgccgccggcgacgagtaCGGCGGGAACGgccacgccgacgccgccgccgcagcgccgccgtACGCCACGaggacctgctgccgctccagCCCGCAAACCTGCACGGACCGCAGCCACCAAATCAGCCGAAGAACACGGGCGACCGAAGCGAGACCCAAACCGAACCGCGTCCGTCCGTCGCGCGCAGAGGAAGCAGAGCAGCGAACTCACCGTCGcgcggtggaggtggtggtggtggtagtggtACGAGGCgggggctgcggcggcggcggacgccggAGGCGGGGCCTTGCGGCGGCCGCTgccgaggaggccggcgaggtGCGCCGCGAGGCCCTCGAtggcggcgggcgccggcgacgccgcggcgtcggcgaagCCAATGTCGTCGAGGATCTCCGGCGGCAGCCACCGCCGGTGGAGGTCGTCCATCTCGAGCGCGTAGCAGTCGGCCATGAGCGCGAAGCGGCCGCCGTGGTTgggtggcggaggcgaggtccgcggcggcggtttTGAAGCCTCGTGAGAAAGCGAGGGTCGCAATGGTAATTTATAGcgctagaaaatattttatttatttattttattactaatagtattaaaaaatcaagaaaaacagtttttttttacaactctagcttggtttatacttatatttaggGTGATTAATTCCGACCGTGCCGTAATTTCGTTGGATTATTATTGGCAAATGGCGGTTTTTGTAATTTGCGTGTGTGGTGGTTAGCTGCAAACATGGATGTTGTGGGCTTTAAACCGAAATTGGATTTGGAGATTAGGGAGTGCTAATTTTGGAGATTCAGGTGTGGAAGGAAACACGCTTTGGTGATGGGAAAACATgccttttatttattcttttttttcttttttctcatcaCTCACACCAAGCGTTTGTTTCTAAATAAGTAGTGCACCATACATACACCATGTGGAGGATTTAATTAATGGCCACCATTTTTATCGCTAGCCTgtgttgttttggttttcaCTTTGagcttgtgtttttttttcttgtctacGTTGGTCTAGGGGGCTTTCACCCCAAAAATTGATTTGTGtggtttttgtttattttgttacttaatacggggtgattgtttgttttttttatgaaaaatagtcaaacgccCTAGTTGcaatcaaaaaatattatatgaataaaatgtttacgtatgtattcttagcgatctaaaaaccaaatgttagaaaataaacttcggtaaaaaaacccaaatttaactccaaattatggttgaaaattgaaattttggtatataagcataagccgaaaaaaagatggggtgcACATTTCTTTTGTGTCACATCTTATTGAACCACGACGTGATTGCCAGTGGAAAagtcttgtttttatttgttttcgcAGTGTTGGCGAGAGTATCGTGGAGTTAGAGTTGTTGTGTCGCTACGTGGTAAGCTCGACAGCTATGACATGGTTTCGTTCTTGTGAAATCAAAGACACAGAATCACCTTCACGACAAACTTATGatatataacaaaaagaaagagagtttgttagagtttaaatttatagcaCTATTATTATGTTCGAgttataaatgttattttgtgACTAAATGTGCAGTGAACTtgttgttttattcataacCTTGTTAATGTATTTGTAGTTcaattgtaaaatttaaacaaagtATTTTACGAAATgtactcttatttttttaatggactTTCCCTATCACGATTcaatatggaaaaaatatatatacaatgcTCGAACTGTCATTTGACTATTTGAGTCAATTCGTAATTCACGCGTGTAAAGGTCAGGTGTTCTTtaagtaaaaatatgaataaattgtTTGATGCGAGAATGAAATATCtgttttgaatatatatatacacacacacataagACACCCACGATTCATTTTCGCAGTAAAGAAAATGTGGGGCAACATTTCCTTGGGCCACACACACGTTCGCTGCGATAGCGTTCCAGCCCAACAATCCTGGGCCCCACGCACATTGCAAATACGTTACGGCCCATTACACGTTGCTG from Oryza brachyantha chromosome 12, ObraRS2, whole genome shotgun sequence encodes:
- the LOC121056031 gene encoding uncharacterized protein LOC121056031, coding for MADCYALEMDDLHRRWLPPEILDDIGFADAAASPAPAAIEGLAAHLAGLLGSGRRKAPPPASAAAAAPASYHYHHHHLHRATVCGLERQQVLVAYGGAAAAASAWPFPPYSSPAAQWQVAAGLVNGGGALDHRRRHGSPPAKLRRGGTGVFLPRAEMYHAKAPPPPPAAATRPSSRDGKATKDRPVEPGHGEDRSPATETASPPEPTTMQLRPSAAAVALQHACPELALPQEWTY